From the Buchnera aphidicola (Chaetosiphella stipae setosa) genome, the window TTTTTTTTAAATTTTCAATTTTTGCAAATAATCTTAAAGGAGATTCTTTAATTTTTTTTTTTATTTCGTTAATTTTTTTTTTTAATTTTTTAATTTTTTTATCTTTTTTTTTTTCTATCTTTTGATTTACGCTATATTTTTCTTGAGAATGTTTTTTTTTTGATTGTTTTTTTTTTTGCATTTTTTTTTCCAAAAATATTTTAAATAACAAAAGTAAATTTTTTACATGAATTTTTAATATAAATTTTTTAAAGATTGAAAAAATTCTTTCATCAAAAAAAAATATAAATTTAATTGGATTTTCGTAATATGATTATAATTATTTTATTTTGGAGCTGGCGGGATTTGAACCCGCGTCCAAAAAATTTTTTTTATTAATGTACTACATGATTAGTCTTATATAATTTTTTTTCTTTTTCTTTTTTATTAAAGACGTTTAAAAAGAAAAATAGTTTTTTTTTTTAACATAAAAAGCAAAAACAAACTTTTTATGCGATCTCTAAATTTTATATCCATTATACATAATTTTATTTTAAGAGAAGAAAATAAAATTAAAATGGGCTTTAAAACAGTTTTTTAAGCTGCTAAAGCGTATTCGTTGTTATTTTTTGCAGATATTTTTTTTCGGTTTTTTAACGAGGCAAACCGAACCTCGTCATGCACACTAATATAAAAATATTTTGTCAAATCCAAAATCAGCCCCATAAATATAAATGTTTATAATATTTAATTAAATGAATATCATAAATATTTTAGTATGTTTGTATTATTTAATAAATATATTATAAATATATTTTTTTTAATTACAAATAAAATATATTCATTTTATAATCTTATTATTCTTTAATAGAGGTATTTTTTTATGAAAATTATTTCCAAAATTCAAGATCAAATTAATAAAAATCCTATTCTTCTTTATATGAAAGGTTCTCCTGAATTTCCTAGTTGTGGTTTTTCTGCAAAAGCAGTAAAAATTTTATCATCTTTAAAAGTACGATTTGCATATATAGATGTTATTCAAAATCCAGATATTAGAAGAGAATTGCCTATTTTTTCTAATTGGCCAACTTTTCCTCAATTATGGATTTCAGGAGAATTAATCGGTGGAAGTGATATTATGGAAGATTTATTTCATCGCGGTAAATTAAAAAAAATTATTAAAAAATGTTTGTTAAAAAAAAATGAAATTTTAAAATAAAGAATTATTTTAAATATTTGTTTAAAACATATTTTTTTGAAATTTGAAGATATAATGTATAAAATTTTAGAAAAAAATTTTACATTGTATCTTTGAAAAATTTTTTATATTTTTTTTTTATAGGCCAACCACCTAATTTTTTCCAACGATTAACAATCTTACAAAATAAATGTGCAGTTTTTAAAGTATCGTATAAAGCTGAATGCGCTTGATTATTATCAAAAGATAATCCTATTGCTCTACATGCTTTAGATAATACTGTTTGCCCTACTGCTAATCCGCTTAATGCTGCTGTGTCAAATGTTGCAAACGGATGAAAAGGATTATTTCTGTGTTTTCCTCTTTTGCATGCTTCCATAAGAAAATTATGATCAAAATTTGCATTATGTGCTACAATAATTCCTTTACTACAGCCATATTTTTCTATTCCTTGATAAATAATTGAGAAAATTTCTTTGAGCGCTTGTTTTTCACTGACAGCTCCTCTTAACGGATTAAAAGGATCAATTTTATTAAAAGATAAAGCTTCTTTTTTAATTAAAGATCCTTGGAATGGTTTAACATGGAAATGAATTTTTTTTTCAATGTTTAACCAACCATTTTCGTTCATATTTAATGTAATAACTGCAATTTCTAAAATTGCATCAGTTTTTGGATTAAAACCTGCTGTTTCTACATCAATTACAACTGGATAAAATGTTCTAAATCTTTTACTCAATAAACTTTTTTTTTTTATTGTATGCATTATTTATTCCAGAATGAAAATATAATTCTAATTTATATTAGAAATTTATAAATTTTTTTAGAAAGCGATATCTATAATATAAGTAAAGAATTTTAATTTTAAAGATTAAAATTTAACATATTCATCTTGATATGTTAAGAATAACAAATAAAATTTTATATAAATATTTCTTCTTGAGTTGAATATTTTAAAAAATATAAATGAAGAAAATTATTTTGTATATAATAAAATTAAAATTATTATAAATATTTTTTATCTTTTTTTTAGATAGAAAATATTTTTATTATTTTTTTATTTTTTGATTTTTAAAAATATTTGTATTAAATTTTAATTTAAAGTAGTTTTAGGAAACTAATATCATTTATAGAATTTTAATATAAATTTATAAACACATAAAATAAATTTTTTATTGAATAAACTGTTGTATGTGATATAAAATTTTTTAAATATTTTCTAGATATTTAGCATGTCTATTTTTATATATAATAAATTTATTATTTTAAAAATTTTTTAATTACATTTCTTTTAAAATAAATCTATTTTTTTATTTTTTTTTTTTTTTTTTTTTTTAAAAAAATATCTTTTTTAAATTTTTATATACATTTGTAGTATATAGAAAAGTATCTTTATTTTTAAAATATTTTTCATATTAATAATAATTTAGGGTATTAAATTTTGCAAAATATAAAAATGATAATAGGACTAGGAAATCCAGTGTTAAAATATAATAAAACACGTCATAATACAGGAGTATGGTATCTCGAAATGTTATCAAAATTATATAATAAAAAATTTATTAAAATAAAAAAATTTAATGGATATGAAAGTAATATTATATATTCAAAAAAAAAAATTATTTTATTTATTCCAGATATTTTTATGAACTTAAATTTTTTACCAATATTAAAAATATCTTCTTTTTATAATATAAAATTATCAGAAATGTTAATTATTCATGATGAATTAGATTTAGAACCTGGTGAAGTAAAACTGAAAAATGGTTTTGGAAGTAATGGACATAAAGGATTAAAAGGAATTATTCAAGCATTTAAAAAAAAAACTTTTTATCAGCGTTTATCAATTGGGATTGGTAGACCACAGAAAAATTATGTAACATCTGATTATGTTTTATCACCACCGGATTTATGTGAAAAAAAAAAAATATTTAAAGCAATTAGAAAATCTATTCTTTCCATTTTTAGTATATAAATGATAAAAATTTAATAATTTATAAAATTTTTTCTTTTTAATTTTTTTTGAAGATTGTTTCATTTTTTAGGGAAAAATATGGGTGTAAAATGTGGAATTATTGGTTTACCTAATGTAGGTAAATCTACTATTTTTAATATTTTAACAAATTTATCAGTTCCTTCTTTAAATTTTCCTTTTTGTACAATTAATCCAAATATAGGGTTTTCTCCTATTTTTGATAAAAGATTATTAGAATTAAAAAAAATTATTTGTCCAAAAAAAGTTACTAAAACATTTATTAAAATAGTTGATATTGCAGGATTAGTACCAGGAGCTCATAAAGGAGAAGGATTAGGAAATAAGTTTTTAGATAACATTAGAGGCGTAGATTCTTTAATTCATGTTGTTAGAGTTTTTCAAGATGAAAATATTATACATATTCAAAAAAAAATTGATCCTATTAATGATATTAAAATAATTAATACAGAATTAATTTTTTCAGATATAGAAATATGTGAAAAAAGTCTTTTGCTAAATAAACGTAACAAATATTTAGATAAAAATATTTTGTTACAAGAAAGAGAATTATTGAAAAAGTGTTTATTACATTTAGAGAAATTTTCTTTTTTAAAAGATGTAAAATTTTCTGAAATAGAATTATCTTTCCTAAAAAGTTTCAAATTTCTCACATTAAAACCTACATTATTTTTAATTAATTCTGATTCAAAGATCAATGATAAACTGTTATTAGAGCGAGTGAAAAATTTTTTAAAGAATGATTGTATAAAGATTATTTTTCCGACATCTTATAGTACAAGTGATTTGATAAAAAGAAATCAAGATACTAATATTTCTGAAATAATTTCTTCTATTTATCATAATTTAAATTTAAAAACTTTTTTTACTGTTGGTGTTAAAGAAGTTCGAGCTTGGCCATTTTTAAAAAATTCTTCTGCTGTTGAAGTAGCAAAAATAATACATAGTGATTTTAGTAAGGGATTTATTCGCGCTAAAGTTATTAGTTATTTAGATTTTATAAAATATAAATCTGAAAGTAATGCAAAAAAATTTGGAAAAATAAGATTAGAAGGAAAAGATTATATAGTTAAAGATGGAGATATTATACATTTTTTGTTTAATGTATAAAAAAAATTTTATTTTCCTCTATAGAGAGGATTTTTCCCTCTCTATTTTATTTTTTATTTTTTTATTAATATTTTTTTTAACAAATGAAAACTAGGTTTAATACTATAAGACAGTTCTTTTAAATTAATATAATTTGATGCTGAATTTGGTATTTTTAATTTTATTTGTAAAATTTTTTCAACTGTTTCTTGAAATTTAATCGGATGTGCAGTTCCTAAAAAGATTCCATATAAATTTTTTTTTTCTAATGATTTTTTTAGTAATGTATATGCAATAGAAGCGTGCGGTTCAGAGATATAATTAAATTTTTGAAATAGTTCTTTAAGATGTTTTTTTGTTGATTTTTCTGATACAGAACCATATTCTAAATGTTTATTAATTTTCCATTTATTTTTTTTTAGTATTTCTTGTACTCTTGGCCAGTTATTTGGTCTACTAATGTCCATTGCATTTGAAATAGTTGAAATTGTTTTATATGGATTCCATATTCCTGTTTTTAAATATCTTGGAACAGTATTATTTGAATTTGTAGATAATATAAATTTTTTTACTGGTAAACCCATGGATTTTGCTATTAATCCAGCGGTTAAATTTCCAAAATTTCCGCATGGTACAGAAATAACTATTTTATTATGAAGGTCTTTAGGAACTAAATGAAATATTTCAAAAAAATAACAAATTTGAGCAAGTAAACGACTAATATTAATTGAATTAGCAGAATTAAGTTGTGTATATTCTCTAATATCTGAGTCATTAAATGCTTTTTTTACTAATTTTTGACATTCATCAAAATTTCCATCAACGGAAATGGTGGTAATGTTTTTTCCTAAAGTACAAAATAATTTTCTTTGTATTGTGCTAATTTTCCCTTTTGGATAAAGTACAACAACTCGAATATTTTTCATTTTATAAAATGCGTGCGCTACAGCTGCTCCTGTATCTCCTGAAGTTGCTGTAAGAATAGTAATAGATTTTTTTTCTGTATTTAATAAAGATAATATTTGTGCCATAAATCTTGCACCGTAATCTTTAAAAGCTAAAGTAGGTCCATGAAATAATTCACAACATGCAATGTTTTTTTTAATATAAGAAATTTTTGGACCAGGAAAAGAGAATGATGATTGAATACTTGAATTAATCGTTTTTTTTTTTATTTCAGAACCAATAAACATTGATAAAATTTTTTGACTTCTTGTAATAAAATTTTTATTAATTAATTTTTTTATTTTTTTTTTAGAAATCTTTGGGATAATTTCTGGAAAAAATAAACCTTGTTTTTTTCCTAAACCTAATTTTATTGCTTGAGTGAAATTCACTTTTTCTTTAATATCTTTAAGATTATATAAATTCATTATTTTTTTTATCCTATTTCTCTTGCACCAAAAGAATCTATTTTACAAATATGAGAAAATCCTTCTTTTGTTTGTATATAATTTTCTAGAAAATAGTTTTGGATTTTTTTAGCATTTTGTTTATTTGTAGTAATTGAAAAAAGAGTAGGTCCTGAACCAGAAATTCCATGAGCTAAAGAGCCTATTTTTTTTAAGTTTTTTTTATGTTGAATAAATCCATGAATTAATTTTTTTCTAAAAGGTTCTGCTATAACATCTTTTATAGAAGATATTGCTAAATCTGACCTTTTAGTATAAGAAGAATATAAAAATTTTGAAATATTTTTCCCATATTGAATACATGTTTTTCTTTTGTATAAATTTGGTAAAATAGATCTAGATTTTTCTGTAGATAATTTTGTTCCTGGCCACGCGATAATCCAGAACCATTCTTTAAAATATGGAATTTTTTTAGAAATATTTTTTTTTGTATTTAAAATTAATTGCATTCCACCAAGATAAGATGGCGCTACATTATCGTAATGTTTTTCACCCGATATTTTTCCTTCTAATGATCCCATAATTTTTAATAATTTATTTCTATTTAAAGGTTTATTAAAAAGAGTATTTAAAGCAACTAATGTAGATACGATAGAAGATGCACTAGATCCAAGACCAGAACTTATAGGTAAATTTTTTTGAAGAATTATATGTATTTTATTTTTTTTTTTATGAATTTTTTTAAAAAATAAAGAGCATGCTTTCCATACAATATTTTCTTTTTGAGATTGTGGTATTTCTTGAGAGAATTGTCCAGTATTAGTTAATTGAAATTTATGAGATGATTTTATAGTAATAATATCTCCTAAAAGTGTATTATTTATTGGAGTAATTGCAGCACCTAGGATATCAAATCCAACTCCTACATTTCCAATAGATGCTGGTGCATATATTTTTATCATTTTATATATTCCATATATTACAAAATAGTATTTAATAAATCAGAAAAAACGCCCGATGCTGTAACTTCTTTTCCTGCTCCATATCCTCTTATTACTAATGGTATAGGTTGATAATATTTACTGTAAAAAGATAATGCGTTTTCTCCATCTTTTACATTATATAATGGATCTTTTTTGTTTATTTTTGCAATTTTTACTTCACAGATTCCATTTTTCTTAATTGTTCCTATAAATTTTATTTTTTGATTGTTTTTTTTTGCGGAATTAATTTGTTCAAAAAAATATTTATTAAATTTTTTTATTTCTTCTAAAAATTCTTGGATATTATTTTTTTTATTGATTTTTTCTGGTAGGATTTTTTGTATTTTGATATCTTTAAGTTCTATATTATGTCCTATTTCACGAGCAATAATTAGCAACTTTCTTGCTACGTCTAATCCTGATAGATCTTCTCTTGGATCAGGTTCTGTAAATCCATTTTTTTGAGCTTTTTTAATTGCTTGTGAAAATGACATTCCTTCTTCTAGTTTTCCAAAAATAAAAGATAATGATCCTGAAAGAATTCCTTTAAAATGTAGTATTTTATCTCCTGTTTTCATAAAATTTTTTATTGTTTGGATAACAGGCAATCCTCCACCAACGTTTGTTTCATATAAAAATTTTCTATTTTTTTTATGTGCTATTTTTCTAATTTTTTTATAATTAATTAAATCTCCTGTGTTAAATTTTTTATTTGAAGTAATTACATGATATCCTTTTTTGATATAATTAATATATTGATTTGAAATTTTTTTACTAGAAGTACAGTCAATAATAGACGGATTAATATAATTATTTTTTTTAATTATTTTATTTATTTTTTCAATAATTTTTTTTTCTGTAATATATTTTTTTGTATTATTTAGAAATTTTTTTTTCCATAGTTTGATATTAATTACATTTTTATTAAAAAGTATTTTTTTTGAATTTGCTATTAAAAAAATTTTTATAGATATATTTTTTTTTTTGAGTCTGCTTTTTTCTTGAGAAATTTGTTTTAATAAAGTTTGTCCAATTCCTCCTATACCTAATAAAAAAATTTCTATTATTTTAGATGGATTAAAAATAATTTTATGTATTAATTTTATTCCTTTGTTTCTGTTTTTAGAATTAATAATAAATGAAATTATATCCTTTGATTGATAAGTAATTGATTGTAAAATATCAATTTGAGTGTTTTTATATATTTTTTTGATCATTTTTAATAATTTATTTTTTTCAGAAATTTTTTCTTGAACAATAGATATCATAGATAG encodes:
- the grxD gene encoding Grx4 family monothiol glutaredoxin — translated: MKIISKIQDQINKNPILLYMKGSPEFPSCGFSAKAVKILSSLKVRFAYIDVIQNPDIRRELPIFSNWPTFPQLWISGELIGGSDIMEDLFHRGKLKKIIKKCLLKKNEILK
- the rnt gene encoding ribonuclease T, with the translated sequence MHTIKKKSLLSKRFRTFYPVVIDVETAGFNPKTDAILEIAVITLNMNENGWLNIEKKIHFHVKPFQGSLIKKEALSFNKIDPFNPLRGAVSEKQALKEIFSIIYQGIEKYGCSKGIIVAHNANFDHNFLMEACKRGKHRNNPFHPFATFDTAALSGLAVGQTVLSKACRAIGLSFDNNQAHSALYDTLKTAHLFCKIVNRWKKLGGWPIKKKYKKFFKDTM
- the pth gene encoding aminoacyl-tRNA hydrolase, which translates into the protein MQNIKMIIGLGNPVLKYNKTRHNTGVWYLEMLSKLYNKKFIKIKKFNGYESNIIYSKKKIILFIPDIFMNLNFLPILKISSFYNIKLSEMLIIHDELDLEPGEVKLKNGFGSNGHKGLKGIIQAFKKKTFYQRLSIGIGRPQKNYVTSDYVLSPPDLCEKKKIFKAIRKSILSIFSI
- the ychF gene encoding redox-regulated ATPase YchF → MGVKCGIIGLPNVGKSTIFNILTNLSVPSLNFPFCTINPNIGFSPIFDKRLLELKKIICPKKVTKTFIKIVDIAGLVPGAHKGEGLGNKFLDNIRGVDSLIHVVRVFQDENIIHIQKKIDPINDIKIINTELIFSDIEICEKSLLLNKRNKYLDKNILLQERELLKKCLLHLEKFSFLKDVKFSEIELSFLKSFKFLTLKPTLFLINSDSKINDKLLLERVKNFLKNDCIKIIFPTSYSTSDLIKRNQDTNISEIISSIYHNLNLKTFFTVGVKEVRAWPFLKNSSAVEVAKIIHSDFSKGFIRAKVISYLDFIKYKSESNAKKFGKIRLEGKDYIVKDGDIIHFLFNV
- the thrC gene encoding threonine synthase — translated: MNLYNLKDIKEKVNFTQAIKLGLGKKQGLFFPEIIPKISKKKIKKLINKNFITRSQKILSMFIGSEIKKKTINSSIQSSFSFPGPKISYIKKNIACCELFHGPTLAFKDYGARFMAQILSLLNTEKKSITILTATSGDTGAAVAHAFYKMKNIRVVVLYPKGKISTIQRKLFCTLGKNITTISVDGNFDECQKLVKKAFNDSDIREYTQLNSANSINISRLLAQICYFFEIFHLVPKDLHNKIVISVPCGNFGNLTAGLIAKSMGLPVKKFILSTNSNNTVPRYLKTGIWNPYKTISTISNAMDISRPNNWPRVQEILKKNKWKINKHLEYGSVSEKSTKKHLKELFQKFNYISEPHASIAYTLLKKSLEKKNLYGIFLGTAHPIKFQETVEKILQIKLKIPNSASNYINLKELSYSIKPSFHLLKKILIKK
- the thrB gene encoding homoserine kinase — its product is MIKIYAPASIGNVGVGFDILGAAITPINNTLLGDIITIKSSHKFQLTNTGQFSQEIPQSQKENIVWKACSLFFKKIHKKKNKIHIILQKNLPISSGLGSSASSIVSTLVALNTLFNKPLNRNKLLKIMGSLEGKISGEKHYDNVAPSYLGGMQLILNTKKNISKKIPYFKEWFWIIAWPGTKLSTEKSRSILPNLYKRKTCIQYGKNISKFLYSSYTKRSDLAISSIKDVIAEPFRKKLIHGFIQHKKNLKKIGSLAHGISGSGPTLFSITTNKQNAKKIQNYFLENYIQTKEGFSHICKIDSFGAREIG
- the thrA gene encoding bifunctional aspartate kinase/homoserine dehydrogenase I, whose translation is MIQVLKFGGTSLANSQNILLVSKIIIKKFKKNKIAVVLSAPAQITNLLEKAIRLAVKKKNYKKEISKIEKKFYQIIKELSVKNEKFSSKELINKLDTEIKFLRKTLKSIYFLKQCPDNVFAKIISKGEILSTKIMENILISKNYKTFIINPIKNLIAHGNILDSSVDIQNSKKKIKKLNFHKKSIILMPGFIGGNNKKNLVLLGRNGSDYSAAILSACLQAKSCEIWTDVNGILTCDPKIVSNAKIISNITYNKVLKLSNLGAKVLHPKTILPLKKFNIPCYVKNTFNKNFIGTKIEKKLQGKKIQDYPSITYIKNMYQFLITCTNKENNIIQKKILENFTNHKISIFSIVNTIEKKYINFYIQKKYFKKTLYIIKNKIFQTEDFQKKIKIKKKLSMISIVQEKISEKNKLLKMIKKIYKNTQIDILQSITYQSKDIISFIINSKNRNKGIKLIHKIIFNPSKIIEIFLLGIGGIGQTLLKQISQEKSRLKKKNISIKIFLIANSKKILFNKNVINIKLWKKKFLNNTKKYITEKKIIEKINKIIKKNNYINPSIIDCTSSKKISNQYINYIKKGYHVITSNKKFNTGDLINYKKIRKIAHKKNRKFLYETNVGGGLPVIQTIKNFMKTGDKILHFKGILSGSLSFIFGKLEEGMSFSQAIKKAQKNGFTEPDPREDLSGLDVARKLLIIAREIGHNIELKDIKIQKILPEKINKKNNIQEFLEEIKKFNKYFFEQINSAKKNNQKIKFIGTIKKNGICEVKIAKINKKDPLYNVKDGENALSFYSKYYQPIPLVIRGYGAGKEVTASGVFSDLLNTIL